DNA sequence from the Campylobacter concisus genome:
AGACGCCGCACCAAATGCACTAGCCGCGCTATACTCCGACTGGATCGCGCATAAAAACGACGGCGAGAAAACGACGCAAATCGCTAAAATTTTGATCCCTCTTTTGGAGCAAAATTTAGACGTAGAGGGCGTAAAAGAAATTTTAGAGCTAAAAAGATATCTCGTCAAAAAATCTCAGTGGATCATCGGCGGCGACGGCTGGGCGTACGACATCGGCTTTGGTGGGCTTGACCACGTGCTAGCTAGCGGCGAGAACGTAAACGTGCTAGTGCTTGACACCGAGGTCTACTCAAACACCGGCGGCCAAAGCTCAAAATCCAGCCGCGCGGGCTCCATAGCGCAGTTTACCGCTAGCGGCAAGCCGATGCAGAAAAAAGATCTTGGCTATATCGCGATGACTTACGGAAACATCTTCGTAGCTCAAATCAACTCAAACGCGAGCCAAGCAAACACGATAAAAGCCATCGCCGCAGCCGAAGCCTACGACGGACCTAGCCTCGTGATAGCGTATTCGCCGTGTATCGCGCACGGTATCAAGGGCGGTATGGCCTACTCCGGAGGTCAAGGCGAGCTAGCGACCAAATGCGGCTACTGGCCGACCTACGTCTACGATCCACGCCTAATCAAAGAGGGCAAAAATCCGCTCAAAATGACCTCAAAAGAGCCGGATTGGTCGCTTTACGAGGAGTTTTTGCTAAACGAGGTTCGCTACAACTCGCTTAAAAAAACTAACCCGCAGCACGCAGACGAGCTGCTGGCTAAAAACAAGGCCGACGCGCAAAGACGCTACCGTCAGCTAAAACGCCTAAGCTTAGCCGACTTTAGCGATGAGGTCGAGTCTGGCGTAGAAGCTCATGATAATGAAAACGCCGAGTAAGGCGCAAATTTCCCTCGCTCAAATTTGACGGGCTATGGAAAATATCTGTAAATTTAGCCGCTCGTTCGGGCGGTTAAATTTGCTTTCAAATTTGAAAATTTTAAATTTAACGCGGCAAATTTAAAAGGCGCAAAATGAGCCAAACCCATCCTTTTAAACCTATTTTCGATAAAAACTCTAAAATTTTAATCCTCGGCTCCTTCCCTTCCGTCGTTTCTCGTAAATTTGGCTTTTACTACGCAAATCCGCAAAATCGCTTTTGGCGGGTGCTGGCTGGGATTTTAAACGCTCCAACGCCTACAAGTACGGACGAAAAGATAAATTTCCTGCTTGCCAGCCGCATCGCTATCTACGACGCTGCGATCTCGTGCGAGATAAAGGGCTCGAGCGATGCTAAAATGACCGCCGTCGTGCCTGCAAATTTAGAGCCGATCTTCAAAACCGCAAATATCACGCAAGTCTACGCAAACGGCGGTAAGGCGCACGAAATCTGCGAAAAATACCTAAAAACTCAAATTTTAAATGCAACGGGCAAAGAGCCCGTCAAGCTACCCTCGACTAGCCCGGCGAATGCAAATTTTAGCTTTGAAAGGCTCGTGCAAGATTGGGCAGTCGTCGCAGAGGCGCTAAAAGACGGCTAAATTTGACGCGAATTCTAAAATTTAACTCATCCGAAATAATCGCGCCTTCACCTTAAATTTAATTTCAAATTTTAAAATTACCTAAATCAAACAAAGCAGGAGAACCATGAAAATCCTAAAATTTCTATTTTTACTTCCGCTTCTAGCCGTCGGAGCGCAGGCATTAGAGCCAAAAATCGTAATAAAGCCCGAAGCGAGCCTAAAAAACGGGCTTTACTACGTAAAAGGCAAGCCCTACGACGGCACGTTAAAGATGCTGCGCTACAGCGTCGAGGACCTATATGACGTAAATGCGATGGGCATGGTCTATCCGAGGCTAAAACCTCTGCCGCCCACGCTCATACGCGAGATCGACGTGCAGAGCGGCACGGCGGTGCGATACAGGGACTACTTTGACGGCAGGGACAAACCCTCAAACGAATACCCTCTAAAAAACGGCGTCCGCGAGGGCACGGCGAAGCACTACCACGCAGATAGCGGCGCTCTGATGGGTGAGAGCGAATATAAAAACGGTGTCCGAGACGGGCGCTACCGCCGCTACTACTTTGACGAGGGCGGCGCGTTAGAGCAGGAGGGCACCTACAGGGCAGACAAGCGAGAGGGCGTATTTACCGACTATTACGTTAGCGGCGAGGTTAGCGCGCGCAGCCCATACGTCGGCGGACTGCGAAACGGCGAGGACACCGACTACTACAAAAGCGGCAAAATCCGCGGCAAGCGAACGTATAAAGAGGGCAAGCGAGAGGGCGCGGAGACGTGGTACTACGAAAGCGGCGCCGTGGAGGAGACGGGCGAATACAAAAATGACCGCAAAAACGGCGTTTGGAAGCGATTTTACGAAAACGGCAAAACGCGCGTGGTAGAAAATTACAAAGACGGCGAAAAGGACGGCGCCGCGCGCGAATACTACCCAAGCGGCAAGCTACGAGGCGAATACGAGTACAAAGACGGCCGCCAAACGGGCGCGGGGCTGGACTACTACGAGGGCGGGGCGATAGCGGCGAAAGTGATGTTTAAAAACGGGCGCTATCACGGCCTATATGAGGAGTACCACGAAAACGGCAAGCTAAAAGCCAGAGTGATGTTTGAGGATGGGCTGGAAACCGGCACGGCGAAACACTACTACGCAAACGGCAAGCTAGAGGCCGAGGGGGAGTTTGAGCGCGGTAGGCTCATCCGCGCCAAAAAATACGACAAATCGGGTAAGCTAATCAGCGATAAGTCTGATAAAAACGGACTGCCAAGGGAGTAAGATTAGCTAAATTTATGCCTTTGCGGTTTAAATTCGCTCTTTAAATTTTAGCTTTTAGCCGTAAATTTAACGCTTATATCGCTTTGGCGGGAAATTTGGCGCGCAAAGCTTAAAAAGCGACGAAGCGATAAAAAGCCGCGAAATTTTATAAATTTTACCGCGCGAAACGACTACTCGCAAACGGCGCTTAAATTTCACGGCGCGAGATTAAAGCGCTAAAACATAAAGCGACGATATTTGCGCGGCAAGGGGCGGGTCTAGGCGAAATTTGATGGCAAAATGCGGTTTTTAGGCATTTGCAGGCATAAAACGGAGGCGGTTTGGGCGTTAAGCTTGCATTTAAAGATCCGAAGCTCACCAAAAACGTAGGCGCGAGACTTGCGGACGCGAACGGGTAAAATTTGCAGGCAATTTTACCTTGCAAAAAATAAAACTTTGCCAAACCGAAAAGCCGTAAATTTAATCCGCCCGCGCGAAGTAATCAAAATGCCGCTTTTAGCCGATAAAATTTACACGCAAATTTAGGTCGCTAGCGCGCTAAAATTTGACCACATTTTCGTCGCAGGCTAAAAAATTTACGCGCCTAATTTTAACTCGTTATTTTAGGCAATTACTGCCAAATTTAACGCGGCGGACGAAATTTAAATTTATAGCAAATTTAATTTAAAACCGTAAAATCGCCGAAATTTAAGGAGAAAATATGAAAAAAATCGGCCTAATCGGCGGGATGAGTTTTGAGTCTACGATAACGTATTACGAGCAAATAAATCGCAAAATAAACGAGCGCTTGGGCGGCCTTAGCAGCGCGGAGATACTGCTAAGCAGTGTAAATTTCGAGGAGATCGAGGCCTGCCAGCGCGAAAACAGATGGGAGGACGCGGGCGAAATTTTGGCGCGGCATGCTAGGATTTTACAATGCGGCGGGGCGGATTTTATCTTCATCTGCACAAACACGATGCACAGGTGCTTTGACACCGTGCAAAGCGCCGTTAGCGTGCCCGTAGCGCACATCGCGGACGCCACGCTAAAAGCGCTAAAAAACGCAGGCGTCGCCAAGGTAGGGCTGCTCGGCACCGTTTATACGATGACGCAGGATTTTTACAAAAGTCGGCTGATAGAGGGCGGCGCGGAGGTGCTTTTGCCAAGCGCGGGGGATATGGCGGAAGTAAATCGCGTCATCTTTGAGGAGCTTTGCTACGGCAAAATCGCGCCTAGCTCAAAGGCCAATTTCTTGCGCATCATCGAGGATTTTAGGTCGCGCGGCGCGCAAGGAGCGATACTTGGCTGCACCGAGATAGACTTGCTGGTATCGCAGGCGGATACGGATATGCGACTTTTTGATACGACGCAGATACACATTGACGCGGCGGTTGAGGCGGCGCTGTCTACGCTTAATCAAAATGGTCGCTAGACGAAGGAAATGACTTAGCCGAGCGGTAAGCAAGGTTGTTTAATAAAATCCACTAATTTTAGTTGCTTGCTAAAAATTTTACCGCTTCATAAGCGTTTTGAAATATTAAATCCGAATGCTCTTTTAGACTTTGCGCATCCGCGTATCCGCAAGTTAGGCCGATACCTTTGATGCCGGCGTTCTTTGCCGCCATTAGATCCATCTGCGTATCGCCTATAATAAATGCGTTTCGCTTATCTTTTCCAAGTTTTGTGAGAGCTAAATTTACGGGCTCCGCGTTAGGTTTTGGATTTAGCACGTCGTCGCGGCCTACCACCACTTTTATAAAATTTAAGACCCCTAAATTTTCAAGCAAAATCTCCGAAAATTTTGACGTTTTCGTAGTAACTACGCCGACATCAGCAATACTAGATGCTAAACCTACGGCATCTTTTGCAAACGGCAAACTAGAGGCCCATGGCGAGTTTGAGCGCGGCAGGCTCATCCGCGCCAAAAAATACGACAAATCGGGTAAGCTAATCAGCGACAAGCAGGGTAAAAACGGACTTCCGAGGGAGTAAATACTAAAATAAGTTGCTATTTACATCATTTGAATTTTTACCAAACCAAATATTTGCATCTTTTATATTTTGAATACTTTAATTAGCTTTAAATCACACTACAATAGTCGCACTTAATATTAAAATTTTTATATTTATCTTTTGCATCTTAGTAATAAAAGCAGCAATCTCATTTATAAAATCGATAATATTTTTATAAATAAAAGCGAAATTTCAATATAACAAGTAGTATAATTGCAAGCATATAAATATTATTTTTTATATTTTAAATGTATTTTTGATTTTTGTATTCTGGTTTTTAAATATCTTAATAAGGAGCAAAAATGCATACTCTTGGTCTAATCATAGCCTTACTTACGCTTTTTGTCGTAGGCTGGGCGATTTTAAAAGGCAAATACGCCACTTTCGTGCTTTTACTATCTGGTGTTATCATGCTTGTCTCTTCAGTCATTCTTGATACGGGAAAATTTTTACCAGAAAAGGTAAAGAGCACTGGAAATTCCTTACTGGATGTAGTTGAGTTTATCCGCTATACGCTCTCAAATAATTTTTCACAACTTGGACTTTTAATCATGTTAATGGTCGGTTTTGCAAGTTATATGACTCATATCGGAGCAAATCAAGCCTTTGTAGGCATCGCCACAAAAAGGTTTAAAGCCATAAAAAGCCCATATTTTATGATATTCATAGCTTTTTGCGTAGCAAAACTTATAAGCATGGTCATAACCAGCGCGGTTGGACTTGGCGTGCTTTGTCTTGCACTTCTTGGACCAGTTCTTATATCACTAGGACTAAATAAACTAAGTGTTGGTAGTATTTGTGCGATGAGTGGAGCTAGCTCAATGGTACTTCTTGGCTCATCGACAGCCGCTGCTGCAAAAGCAACTGAACTTGAGGTGTTTGATTATGTTTTTATCTATAAAATTCCAGCAGCTCTTCCAACTGTGCTCGTGATCGGCATTGCATTAGTTCTTTGGAATAGATACTTAGACAAAAAAGAAGGTTGGGTTTGTAGCGAGCATGTAGGAGAGAGCATTAGTTTTGACGATAAGGTGGATGTTCCAAAAGAGCAAGCACCTATGATCTATGCTCTTTTACCATTTTTACCGATGATTTTAGTAGTAGTTTTTTCACCATATTGTTTAAAAACCATAAAATTAAATATATCAAGCGTCATAATCCTTTCTATGATAATTGCTATGGTTTTTGAAGCATTTAGGCATAAATTTAGCTTTGAAAAGCTTGGCGAAGGGCTAAAAGTATTTTTTAATGCCATGGCAAAAAGCTTAAGCGGTGTTGTTATGTTGGTTGTGGCAGCTGGTATATTTGCTGAAGGTTTTAAAGCCCTTGGTATGCTTGATGCTATTGTAAATTTGGCAAAAAGCATAGGCTTTGGAGGGCTTGGCATGTCTATACTTTTTGTATTTATAACAACCATCGTTACAATCATAGCTGGCTCAAATGGCGCAAGCTTTTATCCACTTTTAAATATGGTGCCAAATATAGCTAAGAGTTTAAACATCAACTCTGTTATGCTCGTGCTTCCTATGCATCAAGCCTCCACAATAGCTAGACCACTTTCACCTGTCTCTGGCGTAGTTGTAGCCATTTCAGGTATGCTTCACATTAGCCCGCTTTCGCTCATTAAAAGATGTAGCGTACCAGCTATTTTAGGTCTTATAAGCCACCATATATTTGTATTTTTACTATCATTTTAAGGAGAAAATATGAGATGGAGCTTTGATGATTCTTATGTAGATTTTGATAACGAAATTTTTACCTCATCGTTTGAAAATTTAAAAGCACAAAATGAAAATTTGGTTAATTTTTTAAACAATAGCGAGCTTACCAAAGCTATCATCTCATACGAAGAAGCGTACAAAGAAGCGGCTAGCCTACTCGCATTTTGTCGTTGCAAAAGTAGTGATAATACAAAAGATGAGCTAGCTAGTAAATTTGAGCTAAAAATAAAAGAGCAAAAAGCTAAACTTGATACGGCAAAGGAGCTACTTTTTGATAAATTTGATAGCCTAAAAAATGATAATAAAATTTTTCAAAGCACTCAATTTAAACATATAAAATTTCTATATTTAGGGCATAAAAATAGCAAGAGCAAAATACGAAAAAAGAGTGAAAGAGATTTTTTTGCAAATTTAGCGCTCACAAATTTTTTCCCACTTTTTACAAATTTTAGACATCTAAATAATTTAATAAATATCTCTGCTACCAATAAAAATGCAAAAACACAAAGCTATAATCTTGCAAAATGTATGGGCATATTAAAAGGATCAGATGATGAAATTTTACGCAAAAATGTGTTTGATGCTCTAAGTTCTCACTATGATAAATTTTCCGATCTTTATCTTGATATCTTAAATATGCTTCATGGATTTAGACTGGCTAAATTTAAGGCAGCAAAAGTTGATTTTTTAACTCCAAGCCTTGAAGAAAATAAAATGAGCCTTGACACTTTAAACGCCATGCAAGAAGCTATTAGCAAAAGAGTGAAAAAAATAAGAGAATGCGTAAGAGTAAGAGCTAGCTTTTTAGGTGGCAAAAGTATGAGAAGTTGCGATCTTTTGGCACCTTATCCACTTAGCAAGCACAGTAAAATTTCTCATGACGAGGCTATTAAAATCATCAAGAAAGCATTAAAACCACTGGGTGAAGATAGCTTTATCAAGCTTATGATAGACAAACACTGGATAGAAAGCGATGTACGAGAAAATAAAGCTGGTGGAGCATTTTTTGTAAGTTTACCAAAATTTAAGCAACCAAGAATTTTTACCACATACATGAATACTCTTTCGCACTTAATCCAGCAAGCTCATGAGCTTGGGCATGCTTGGCACTACTACTTGATGCGTGATCTTCCGGTTTTAAGCGCAAACTTTCCAATGAGCTTAGCCGAGAGCGCGAGTACATTTAATGAGACTCTTTTACGAAATGAACTAAAAAAAGATGACTCACTTAGGGTAGAAATTTTATGGCAAGAGCTAAAAAGTGCTGCAAATTTTTTACTACATATAAGCGTTAGATACGAGTTTGAAACTAGCTTTTTAAAACTACGACAAAAAGGTCAAGTCAGCAAAAAAGATGCAAACGATCTTTTAAAGCAAGCTTGGGATAAATTTTATAAAGACAGCACGAGCGATGTTGAAGAATTTTTGCCATATTTTAAGCCACATTTTTATAAAACAGATAATTATATCTACAACTATCCTTATAGTGTCGGTTATCTACTATCACAATTCTTTCTAAGTGAGTTTAAAAAAGACGAAGCAAAATTTTGCAAAATTTATAAACAATTTTTAATAGAGTGCGGCACGAAAAGCGTAGAAGAGCTAGTGAAAAAACACTTTAAAAAAGATACGACAAAGTGTGAATTTTGGCTGATTGGCATAGATGAAGCGCTAAAAAATTTAGATGAGTTTAAAAAGGTAGTGACCGTATAAATTCGCTAGTTATCTTAAACGTTTTATCTTTTTTCGAGAAATTTTATAAATTTTTGATGGTGCATCTTCGAAAAAATGATCATCTACTATTTCATCAGCCACGCTCATAGCCCAAGCTTCATTAAAATTTTGCCCATTTTTGTTCGCACTACTTGAATAAAGCCAGTCAAATTTAGCTAAAAATTTTTCGTGCTCGCACTCTTTTACGACTCTAATAGCCTTTAAATTTGGATACAAAAATGTAGCTTTTCTTGAACGGCGTATAAAATTTTTATACTTTTTTGGCACTCTAACAAGCTCATTTAAAACGCTAAATTTTGCCGTCGTGATAAGGCAAGGTTTATTCTCATCACGCATTTTGGCCTTATTTATCTCTTTATAATCTTTACTCAAAAAGCCAGCTGTCGTATCGGTTTGTGCTAGAAATATCATAATTTTTCTCTTTTTGATAGTAAAAATATACAAGAGATTATTAGGGCAAATCCCAAAAAGTCCCAAAATACAAATTTTGTCCCAAGCCAAAAGTAGCCAAAGAAGGCTGCACTTAGTGGCTCTATGCAGGCTAATAAACTAGCTTTTGCTGCGCCTATTAGCTTAACACCTATCATATAAAAGCTAAATGCAAAAATGGTGCCAAGCGTAATAACAGCAATAAATGCCAGCCATTGATTTATCCCATTAAGCCCAGCAAAATTCCAAACTCTCATATAACAAGCAAGCACTACTCCGCCCATAACCATGCCCCAGCCAAGCGTGAGAGTGACTGAATATTTCGTATTTAGCCTTGCTGGAGCTAGGTTATAAACGCAGACGCAAATAGCGCTAACTAAGCACCAAAATAGCGCTTTTGGCGAGATGACAATAGATGAAATTTGAGCATGTGTGCTTAGGAAAAATACGCCAAGCATCGCGCAAAGCAGAGCTAAAATTTCAAGTGGTCTTGGTGCTCGCTTCTCTTTTAGGCAGATGACGGCTAGGATGAGAACTGGCGCAGTGTATTGAATAACAGTCGCAACTGCGGCATTTGAAAGCTCAATGGAGTAAAAATAAGCGTACTGCGTCATCATAAGCCCAAGCAGGGCATAGACTAAAAACTCGCCAAGTAGCTTTATATCTTTAATCGGAGCAAAAACGGCACTTGGTTCTTTAAAAGCATAAAAAATCACAATAACAATGCCAGCTAGCATAAGTCTATATGGCACCAAAAAATCAGAACTTATACCAAGTGAAAATAGATATTGCCCACAAACCCCACTAAATCCCCAAAGGATACCACCAACTAAAGTAAGGAGTATCCCAAGACGATGAGTATTCATTGAATTTATCTATCTTTATGAAGCTGTGCATCTTTGCCATAATACGGCGAATATGGTCCATAAAGTATGCAGTTATGGCAATCTCTTGAAAATAAATAAGCATCTGCCATTACTGCTAGATCGTATGATCTATCTGAGATGGTATTTGCCACTTGTGAGATGACAGCTGAGACTAACATGCCAAGTAGGCTACTTTGGCCACTACTGCTATCTTCTGCTGCTATGGCACTGCCTTGCCAAAGAGTAGCGCCGCTTTTTATATCAATAAGCTTTGCTTCAAGGACAACCTTTGTTGAGCTTGAGATGACCGCATAGCTCGTGCCATAATCTTTTATATTGACGTAAAGCACACTATCAGCATGGAAAATTTTATCAAGCTTATTTAGTGGCACGGCTGCGATCTCACTTGGCTCGGTTATACCATTTAGCTTAAAGGTATCATTTACAAGAGCCACTGGAAATACATAGTATCCTGCCTCACTTAGTGGTGCGACTGCATTTGCTAAAACAGCAGCTGGACCTGAAATTTCTGTGCTATCGTTTGTTGGCATAAGCACTAAGATAGAGTGAGGTCTTTTTTGTAAAAATTCTGAGTAGTCGTATGGCTCAGGCTCTTTTATAGAGCAACCCGTAAAAAAAACTACCAAAAATATAGCGGCTATAAATTTAAGGCTATTTTTCATTATTTGCCCCCTCTTTTTGCTCTACTTTTTTTGGAGTTAAATTTTTAGAGCCTTTGATGAAATTTATATACTCCATTGACTCTGGGAAATTTTGAACCTCTTTGTCAAAATTTGCATTTGCAGCGCCTAAATTTCCGTTATTTAAGTATAAAAGTCCAAGGTGTGCGTATACGCCAGGAGCGATCTTATAGCCCTTTTGTGTTGATATCTGCACCAAATTTTCTAAGCGTGAAATTTGCTCGTTTGTATCGCCCTCTTCATTTAGATAACTATATAGCGAGCTACTATATGATCCGTCCCAATAATAAAGTGATCTTGGGCCGTTTGAATGACCGCAACCCGCTAAAAATAGCACAAAAAGCGCGAGGCTGGCAAGCTTTATTTTACTTGCCATGCTCCACTTTCTATGTCATTTACTAGATTATTTACTGCTTCAATAATAGCTAGACTTAAAACCTTGCCATTTAGCGTAGAGTCGTATCCTGCTGTGCCACCAAAACCGATGATCTCTCTGTTTGAAAGGGTGTATTCTCCAGCACCGCTAACTGAATAGACAACCTCGGCTGTTTTGGTATCAACGATATTTAAATTTACCTTTGAATAGGCAGTTTGTTGCTTGCCTTTGCCAAGTATGCCAAATAGCTGATGATCACCCGTAGTTTTTCGTCCAAACTCGGTCACATCACCAGTTATAACGTATCTTGCGCCTTTTAGATTTTGAGCGGTTTTACTTAGCTCGCTCTCTTGTTTGATCACTTTCATATTTGATCTATCAAGCACCAAAAATCTACCACTTTGCTGTAAATTTGTGATCAAAATGCTTTGAGCTTGGTTGCCAAGCCTATCCTCGCCATCAGCAAATACACCATTTTGGTAAGCTGATTGATTATTAAATCGACCTATCGAAACCGAAATTTTTTGACCATTGTAAACTGTGCCGTAGCTTGCTACTTTTGGAGTCTCAACAACCCTTGAACTCTCACTCGCACATCCAGCAAAAAGAGCTGCCGTAAGCAAAACTGCACCAAATTTAAATATATTTTTCATTTTTTATCCTTTGCGACAAAATCGCTTGTATATTACTAAATTTCTTTTTAAATAGCTTTAAATTTCATCCATGTACCTTTTAAGTATCTAATCGTAAAAAGCACCGCCTTTACGGCCCAGTCAGCAAACATTGCAAACCAAGTACCTATCATGCCAAGATCAAATGTAAGTGCAAAGACATAGGCCAAGATGACTCTACAAGCAAACATACAAACTAAATTTACAATCATCGGATATTTAGCATCCCCTGCTGCTCGAAAAACGGTTGGATATGTGTAGGCAAGTGGCCAGATAAGACACATAGCGATACCGTGATACCAGACGATCTGTCTTGTTAAATTTATAGCTTCGCTTGAGAGATTATAAACCCTAAGCAGTGGCTCAAGTAAAAGCAAAATTACTGCTGTGCTAAAAAGCTGGACAATATAGATGCTTATCATCGATTTTTTTACGTAAAATTTAGCCTGAGCAAAGTCGTTTGCACCAACACACCTTGAGATAACCACGCTAAGCCCTGTGCCTATCGCCATACCAGGAAGCACTTGAAACATCACGATCGTCCCTCCCACGGCATTTGCAGCGATACTTGCTGTGCCAAAGAGTGAAACAAGGCTCAAAACGATGATGCGACCCACATAAAACATCGAATTTTCAAAGCCATAAGGCACTCCGATATTTAAAATTTTCTTGATGATCTCGTAGTCAAATTTATAGATAAAGCTCTTTCTTACGTGAAGTTTTAGCCTTATATCAAGGAGTAGATAGACTATAACAAAGCAAGCGAGCACCTTGGCTATAAGCGTACTGATGGCGATACCTAAAATACCAGTATGAAATGTATAAATACTAATGGCAGTGAGCAATACATTTAATAAATTTGCAGCCGCCATAATATACATAGGAAGCTTGGCATTTGACATCGTGCGAAAGATCGCCGCAGCTGCTGCATAGACAGCTAAAAATGGCGCGGAAATGGCCGAGAAAACAAGATAGTGGCTAGCATCATGCCTTACTTGCTCACCAATATCACCAAAGACATAATCTAGGATAATATCTTTTAAAACTATGATGACCACTGCGATAAAAAGGGCAAAGATAAAACTAAACCAAACGAGCTGATTTGCTGTGATTTTGGCATTGCCACTTTGTTTATTGCCAAGATACTGGCTAGCAACCACTGAGCCTCCAGTAGCGATAGCAGTAAATATGCTAACAAATAGCGCCATGACAAATTCCACAAGACTAATCGCACTTACAGCACTTTCGCTAACACTTGCTGCCATTAGCGAGTTTGCAAGCCCTAGGCTATACTCTAAAAACTGCTCAACCGCAATAGGGAAAAAGAGCTTTGCAAGATTAGCATTTGAGAAAAATTTTGTATTTTGATCTTTGATTTTGTTTACCATGCTTCCCCTAAGATAAACTTAAAAAAATTTTAATATTTAAGCCAAGATCTGCTTTTTGCAAATCCTGACTTAAAAATTTTAGTGTCTTGAAAGATAATTTGTATCGTAGTTATTGCTTAAAAAGTCTTTGTTTTCCATCATAGCGATGTGAAAATCTTTTGTTGTTTTGATGCCATTTATTATGAGCTGATCAAGAGCTACTTTCATCTTATGGATCGCCCTATTTCTATCGATATCCCAAACCACAAGTTTGCCGATCATACTATCGTAATACGGCGGTATAGAGTAGTCTTGATAGATATGGCTATCCATTCTTACATTGCGGCCACCTGGGCAGACATATTTTGTGATCTTGCCAGGACACGGCGTAAATGTATTTGGATCTTCAGCTGTTATCCTGCACTCGATCGCATGACCTTTTAGCTCAATGCTCTCTTGTGATGGTAGTGCCTCGCCTTCAGCCACTTTTATCATAAGCTCGATGATATCAAGTCCGCTTACCATTTCGCTTACTGTGTGCTCAACTTGAAGTCTTGTATTCATCTCGATGAAGTAAAAGTCCAAATTTTTATCAACCAAAAACTCAAACGTACCAGCTCCCTCGTAACCAATCGCTTTTGCCGCTTTTATGGCTGTTTCGTGAAGTCTCTCT
Encoded proteins:
- a CDS encoding DMT family transporter codes for the protein MNTHRLGILLTLVGGILWGFSGVCGQYLFSLGISSDFLVPYRLMLAGIVIVIFYAFKEPSAVFAPIKDIKLLGEFLVYALLGLMMTQYAYFYSIELSNAAVATVIQYTAPVLILAVICLKEKRAPRPLEILALLCAMLGVFFLSTHAQISSIVISPKALFWCLVSAICVCVYNLAPARLNTKYSVTLTLGWGMVMGGVVLACYMRVWNFAGLNGINQWLAFIAVITLGTIFAFSFYMIGVKLIGAAKASLLACIEPLSAAFFGYFWLGTKFVFWDFLGFALIISCIFLLSKREKL
- a CDS encoding DUF799 domain-containing protein, with translation MKNSLKFIAAIFLVVFFTGCSIKEPEPYDYSEFLQKRPHSILVLMPTNDSTEISGPAAVLANAVAPLSEAGYYVFPVALVNDTFKLNGITEPSEIAAVPLNKLDKIFHADSVLYVNIKDYGTSYAVISSSTKVVLEAKLIDIKSGATLWQGSAIAAEDSSSGQSSLLGMLVSAVISQVANTISDRSYDLAVMADAYLFSRDCHNCILYGPYSPYYGKDAQLHKDR
- a CDS encoding DUF4810 domain-containing protein; the encoded protein is MASKIKLASLALFVLFLAGCGHSNGPRSLYYWDGSYSSSLYSYLNEEGDTNEQISRLENLVQISTQKGYKIAPGVYAHLGLLYLNNGNLGAANANFDKEVQNFPESMEYINFIKGSKNLTPKKVEQKEGANNEK
- a CDS encoding CsgG/HfaB family protein, yielding MKNIFKFGAVLLTAALFAGCASESSRVVETPKVASYGTVYNGQKISVSIGRFNNQSAYQNGVFADGEDRLGNQAQSILITNLQQSGRFLVLDRSNMKVIKQESELSKTAQNLKGARYVITGDVTEFGRKTTGDHQLFGILGKGKQQTAYSKVNLNIVDTKTAEVVYSVSGAGEYTLSNREIIGFGGTAGYDSTLNGKVLSLAIIEAVNNLVNDIESGAWQVK
- a CDS encoding MATE family efflux transporter, which encodes MVNKIKDQNTKFFSNANLAKLFFPIAVEQFLEYSLGLANSLMAASVSESAVSAISLVEFVMALFVSIFTAIATGGSVVASQYLGNKQSGNAKITANQLVWFSFIFALFIAVVIIVLKDIILDYVFGDIGEQVRHDASHYLVFSAISAPFLAVYAAAAAIFRTMSNAKLPMYIMAAANLLNVLLTAISIYTFHTGILGIAISTLIAKVLACFVIVYLLLDIRLKLHVRKSFIYKFDYEIIKKILNIGVPYGFENSMFYVGRIIVLSLVSLFGTASIAANAVGGTIVMFQVLPGMAIGTGLSVVISRCVGANDFAQAKFYVKKSMISIYIVQLFSTAVILLLLEPLLRVYNLSSEAINLTRQIVWYHGIAMCLIWPLAYTYPTVFRAAGDAKYPMIVNLVCMFACRVILAYVFALTFDLGMIGTWFAMFADWAVKAVLFTIRYLKGTWMKFKAI